Proteins encoded in a region of the Coregonus clupeaformis isolate EN_2021a unplaced genomic scaffold, ASM2061545v1 scaf1403, whole genome shotgun sequence genome:
- the LOC121557957 gene encoding zinc finger protein RFP-like, with protein MASSSSLQSEERFLCSLCLNIFTEPVTTSCGHNFCMACVTKYWNSKDLCQCPLCRETFSRRPKLRVNTTFREVVENFKKMRERGRNGSPPKPKIVPCDVCTEEKQKAVERQAEGLIKELEQEITDLKRRCTDLKQLSHSEDHLQLLQSFLSLVCNPPPTKSWSVISVHSDLFVGTLRRAVSQLDETLNKEMEKLPGVKLKRIQQYAVDVTLDPDTAHPSLILSEDGKQVRCGNTLQNLSDNPKRFDCHRFVLGKNGFSSGRFYYEVTVKGKTRWNLGVARESTDRKGIITPRPEDGLWTVSRRDENVYLNGTLNSILSLREKPQKVGMFVDYEEGQISFYDVEARSHIYSFTGCTFTEKLYPFLGPSDNDDSQNSAPLIISPVNHTH; from the exons ATGGCATCATCTAGCAGTCTCCAGTCTGAAGAGCGGTTCCTGTGCTCTTTATGTCTGAACATTTTCACTGAGCCAGTCACTACTTCATGTGGACACAACTTCTGCATGGCCTGTGTCACAAAGTACTGGAATAGCAAGGACCTGTGTCAATGTCCACTGTGTCGGGAAACATTTTCCAGACGACCTAAGCTTCGTGTCAACACAACGTTCAGAGAGGTTGTAGAGaattttaaaaagatgagagaaagaggtagaaatGGGTCCCCTCCTAAACCTAAAATAGTGCCCTGTGACGTCTGCAC TGAGGAGAAGCAGAAAGCAGTAGAGAGGCAGGCTGAAGGGCTCATTAAAGAACTGGAGCAGGAAATCACTGATCTAAAGAGGAGATGCACTGATCTGAAGCAGCTCTCCCACAGTGAGGACCACCTCCAACTTCTCCAGAGCTTCCTATCCCTAGTGTGCAACCCTCCACCCACCAAGAGCTGGTCTGTGATCAGTGTTCACAGTGATCTGTTTGTGGGGACTCTGAGGAGAGCTGTGTCTCAGCTGGATGAGACACTgaataaagagatggagaagctGCCTGGAGTCAAACTGAAGAGGATTCAGCAGTATGCAGTGGATGTGACTCTTGACCCTGATACAGCACATCCCAGTCTCATCCTGTCTGAAGATGGGAAACAAGTAAGATGTGGAAACACACTACAGAATCTTTCTGACAATCCAAAAAGGTTTGATTGTCATCGGTTTGTCCTTGGAAAGAATGGCTTCTCCTCAGGAAGATTTTACTATGAGGTGACAGTTAAGGGTAAGACTAGATGGAATTTAGGAGTGGCCAGAGAGTCCACTGACAGGAAGGGGATTATCACACCGAGACCTGAGGATGGACTCTGGACTGTGTCGCGAAGGGATGAGAATGTGTACCTTAATGGAACCTTGAACTCTATCCTCTCCCTGAGAGAGAAGCCCCAGAAGGTGGGGATGTTTGTGGACTATGAGGAGGGTCAGATCTCCTTTTatgatgtggaggccaggtctcatATCTACTCTTTCACTGGCTGCACCTTTACAGAGAAGCTCTATCCATTCTTAGGCCCCTCTGATAATGATGATAGTCAAAACTCAGCCCCTCTCATCATCTCtcctgtcaatcacacacactga